A region of Rhodohalobacter barkolensis DNA encodes the following proteins:
- a CDS encoding acetamidase/formamidase family protein: MTRLLLSLLIAGLLAGCRTEQSQTEKSETRDYPEPQYSLTNDQTHSRWSRLIEPVLTVPSGSVIEVYTEEASDGQLTPESTVEDLDNLDFDPIHPLTGPVYVEEAEPGDVLKVTLHNIELGDWGWTAVIPGFGFLADEFDQPWLKTFTFEDGGSSARFSDEISIPLKPFPGVMGVAPDTDEMLSTIPPRYNGGNMDDPHMVEGTTIYFPVFVEGALFSIGDTHAAQGMGEVCGTAIEAPMRIVYEVEVLKGGRSIPEPEYESDDYYAVTAFGETIDEAAEKATRYMIDYLVAEHGMDRYDAYALASLAGDLKIAEVVDVPHMLVTMHMPKEVIGME, from the coding sequence ATGACACGACTTTTACTTTCCCTACTCATTGCGGGACTCCTTGCCGGTTGCAGAACTGAACAGAGTCAAACAGAAAAGTCAGAAACAAGAGACTACCCCGAACCTCAATATTCACTGACGAATGATCAAACCCATAGTCGCTGGAGCCGGTTGATTGAACCTGTTTTAACCGTTCCTTCAGGTTCTGTTATTGAAGTGTACACCGAAGAGGCCTCCGACGGTCAGCTTACACCCGAATCCACTGTAGAGGATCTTGATAATCTCGATTTTGATCCAATCCACCCGCTCACAGGTCCCGTGTATGTTGAAGAGGCCGAACCCGGCGATGTACTCAAAGTTACTCTTCACAACATTGAACTGGGCGATTGGGGCTGGACCGCCGTCATTCCCGGATTTGGTTTCCTGGCAGATGAGTTTGATCAGCCCTGGCTTAAAACATTCACGTTTGAAGATGGCGGCAGCAGCGCTCGATTTTCAGATGAGATCAGCATTCCGCTCAAGCCATTTCCGGGCGTGATGGGAGTTGCACCTGATACAGACGAAATGCTCTCCACCATTCCTCCGCGCTACAACGGCGGGAATATGGATGACCCACACATGGTAGAAGGGACTACAATCTATTTCCCGGTATTTGTTGAAGGAGCTCTTTTCTCCATTGGGGATACGCATGCGGCTCAGGGAATGGGCGAAGTTTGCGGAACAGCTATTGAAGCCCCCATGAGAATAGTCTATGAAGTTGAAGTTCTGAAAGGTGGACGATCCATTCCGGAACCGGAATATGAATCGGACGACTACTATGCCGTAACCGCTTTTGGTGAAACAATAGACGAAGCCGCAGAAAAAGCCACCCGATATATGATCGACTACCTGGTGGCTGAACACGGTATGGATCGGTACGATGCATACGCGCTGGCATCACTTGCCGGAGATCTAAAAATCGCAGAAGTGGTGGATGTGCCACACATGCTGGTAACCATGCATATGCCAAAAGAAGTGATCGGGATGGAATAA
- a CDS encoding trans-sulfuration enzyme family protein: protein METLYKQKATMETICAQADHPDKDPYGSHAMPLYQTSTFTFKNVEAGKRFFAHEEGGATHSYSRLGNPTVEKAEKVIAQLEGIDLDEKTEGMMFGSGMAAITTGLMAIAGGKRILAQEALYGCTSQFLQEEAGRYNMAVTNLDPNNLDQLMDAFQEHDDIALVYLESIANPTMRVCDLEIITQIAHQNGAMVMVDNTFATPYHIRPLNWGVDLVAHSTTKYLNGHGTVVGGALVAKEGFFAETDMHIYRKNFGGISGPFDAWLTLMGLKTFPLRMKQHNRNGLKVAEFLNNHPKVNQIWHAGLENHPDKEIIDKLMINGYGGMIAFELKGGLDAGVELMNGVKLCSLAVSLGTVDSLIQHPASMTHSVVDPKIREEAGITDGLVRLSVGIESADDIIADLEQALG, encoded by the coding sequence ATGGAGACTCTGTATAAACAGAAAGCGACGATGGAAACAATTTGTGCACAAGCGGATCATCCCGATAAAGATCCGTACGGTTCGCACGCAATGCCTCTTTATCAAACTTCAACCTTCACTTTTAAAAACGTTGAAGCCGGCAAGCGATTTTTTGCACACGAAGAGGGTGGAGCAACCCACAGCTATTCGAGATTGGGAAATCCTACTGTGGAGAAAGCAGAAAAAGTTATAGCGCAGCTGGAAGGAATCGATCTGGATGAGAAAACGGAAGGAATGATGTTCGGCTCCGGAATGGCAGCCATTACAACCGGACTGATGGCGATTGCCGGAGGGAAACGAATTCTGGCTCAGGAAGCGCTATACGGATGCACGTCTCAGTTTTTACAGGAAGAGGCCGGACGGTATAATATGGCGGTAACCAACCTTGATCCGAATAATCTGGATCAATTGATGGATGCATTTCAGGAACACGATGATATCGCGCTGGTCTACCTGGAAAGCATCGCCAACCCAACTATGAGAGTTTGTGACCTGGAGATTATTACTCAGATTGCCCATCAGAACGGTGCAATGGTCATGGTGGATAACACCTTTGCGACACCGTACCATATTCGACCTCTGAACTGGGGTGTGGATTTGGTGGCACATTCAACAACGAAATATCTTAATGGTCATGGAACCGTTGTAGGCGGGGCACTGGTTGCCAAAGAGGGGTTTTTTGCTGAAACGGATATGCATATCTACCGGAAGAATTTCGGGGGTATATCCGGACCGTTTGATGCCTGGCTGACGCTGATGGGTTTGAAAACTTTTCCACTGCGAATGAAGCAGCACAACAGAAACGGGTTGAAAGTTGCCGAGTTTTTGAATAATCATCCAAAAGTGAATCAAATATGGCATGCCGGTCTGGAGAATCATCCCGACAAGGAGATTATTGATAAGCTGATGATCAACGGCTATGGCGGAATGATCGCCTTTGAATTGAAAGGCGGTCTGGATGCCGGCGTTGAGCTGATGAACGGTGTGAAGTTATGCTCTCTGGCTGTGAGCCTTGGAACGGTGGATTCACTTATTCAACACCCGGCTTCGATGACACACTCTGTTGTTGATCCGAAGATTCGTGAGGAAGCAGGAATTACCGATGGTTTGGTACGCCTGAGTGTCGGGATCGAGTCAGCCGACGATATTATTGCGGATTTGGAGCAGGCTTTGGGGTGA
- a CDS encoding Lrp/AsnC family transcriptional regulator, translating to MSVKLDDIDRQIIDLLQENGRMPNNELAKRVGLTTTPTLERVKRLEREGVIKGYTAWIDKSSIDRGLTVFCNIKLSVHQLGKMEEFSKHIHGVPEILACYNTTGEYDYLLHVVVKDTNEYERFLRTKLTQIPGVERIYTGIVLSVIKEQSKITVMENGDSV from the coding sequence ATGTCTGTAAAGTTGGATGATATTGACAGGCAGATCATAGATCTGCTGCAAGAGAACGGCCGGATGCCCAATAATGAACTGGCAAAACGGGTCGGCCTGACTACCACTCCAACCTTGGAGCGTGTAAAACGTCTTGAGAGAGAGGGCGTAATTAAAGGATATACGGCCTGGATTGATAAGAGCTCAATTGATAGGGGCCTGACTGTGTTTTGTAATATCAAACTTTCTGTTCATCAGCTTGGAAAGATGGAGGAGTTTTCGAAGCACATTCATGGTGTACCCGAAATTCTGGCTTGTTACAATACCACAGGAGAATATGATTATCTGCTGCATGTAGTGGTGAAAGACACAAATGAGTATGAGCGATTCCTCCGGACAAAACTGACTCAAATTCCCGGAGTAGAGAGAATTTATACCGGCATTGTTCTGTCGGTGATTAAAGAACAATCTAAAATAACGGTGATGGAAAATGGAGACTCTGTATAA
- a CDS encoding AAA family ATPase — protein MKTLGELKKSGYKPVSVKDELRKNMILKMKSGEELFPGILGYDKTVLPQLQNAILARHDIILLGLRGQAKTRILRLLVNFLDEKVPVIEGSEVNDDPLNPISKYGKEMVAKHGDDTPISWLAREQRYGEKLATPDTTVADLIGDLDPIKAASKKLTLADEEVINFGLIPRTNRGIFVINELPDLQPRIQVALLNIMQERDIQIRGFNVRIPLDVSLAFSANPEDYTNRGNIITPLKDRIDSQIITHYPKELKIASEITRQESWSRRNGEVEVEIPELYRNVLEYVAFEARDSEYIDQKSGVSTRMTITAMEQVVSAAERRAISNGESKAKLRVTDLYYMIPALTGKLELVYEGEQEGAVNVAKHLLGKAIRRAFLDVFEDPSGKQSEKQINPYKEILDWFADGNELSIPDLMSEKSYQEVLKSVDGLKKLVTEKNSLPEEDLYAVMDLIIEALHQFSKLGKEDVDDHRSYSDMLGSMLGGMGDFDEDDFDL, from the coding sequence ATGAAGACACTCGGCGAACTTAAGAAGAGCGGTTATAAACCTGTTTCTGTAAAAGATGAATTGAGAAAGAATATGATTCTCAAAATGAAGAGTGGAGAAGAGCTCTTCCCGGGGATTTTGGGATATGACAAAACGGTTCTTCCTCAGCTGCAAAATGCGATTTTGGCTCGCCATGATATTATTTTACTTGGACTGAGAGGGCAGGCAAAAACCAGGATTCTTCGCCTTTTGGTAAATTTTCTGGATGAAAAGGTTCCGGTGATTGAAGGTTCAGAAGTGAATGATGACCCGCTGAATCCAATCTCGAAATACGGGAAAGAGATGGTGGCAAAGCATGGAGATGATACTCCGATTTCCTGGCTTGCACGGGAACAGCGATATGGTGAAAAACTGGCCACACCCGATACAACCGTTGCCGACCTGATTGGTGATCTGGACCCGATTAAAGCGGCTTCCAAAAAACTGACCCTAGCCGATGAAGAGGTGATCAATTTTGGACTGATACCGAGAACCAACCGCGGAATTTTTGTAATTAATGAGCTGCCGGATCTGCAGCCCCGAATCCAGGTGGCACTGCTCAATATCATGCAGGAACGGGATATTCAGATCCGGGGATTTAATGTCAGGATTCCCCTGGATGTGTCGCTCGCGTTTTCTGCCAATCCGGAAGATTATACAAACCGCGGAAATATCATTACACCGTTGAAAGACCGAATTGATTCACAAATTATCACGCACTATCCGAAAGAGCTGAAGATTGCTTCAGAGATCACGCGACAGGAATCGTGGAGCCGGCGCAACGGTGAGGTTGAGGTGGAAATTCCCGAATTGTACCGAAATGTTCTTGAATATGTGGCATTCGAAGCGCGCGACAGTGAATATATTGATCAGAAAAGTGGCGTTTCTACCCGGATGACCATTACAGCCATGGAACAAGTGGTTTCTGCTGCGGAGCGAAGAGCGATAAGCAATGGAGAATCGAAAGCCAAACTTCGTGTGACTGATCTCTACTACATGATTCCGGCATTGACCGGGAAGCTTGAGCTTGTTTATGAGGGAGAGCAGGAGGGAGCCGTCAATGTGGCAAAGCATCTGTTAGGAAAAGCAATCCGAAGAGCATTTCTGGATGTTTTTGAAGATCCATCGGGTAAACAGAGCGAGAAGCAGATTAACCCTTACAAAGAGATCCTGGATTGGTTTGCTGATGGCAATGAACTAAGCATCCCTGATCTGATGAGTGAAAAGTCTTATCAAGAGGTACTTAAATCTGTTGACGGACTTAAAAAATTGGTAACAGAAAAGAATTCGTTGCCTGAAGAAGATCTCTATGCGGTGATGGATTTGATCATCGAAGCACTTCATCAATTCTCAAAACTTGGAAAGGAAGATGTGGATGACCACCGTTCCTACTCCGATATGCTGGGAAGCATGCTTGGCGGCATGGGAGATTTTGATGAAGATGATTTTGACCTCTGA
- a CDS encoding anthranilate synthase component I family protein, producing the protein MEKRTSDIIDKIADYYRDEKYILLESQMPDHPSSEVSYIAIRPKSEIFGYGSVITKRSGDTEQAIDDNPWQAIRTYHDESEGTVFGYFGYELKNYIESLESKNISLLEVPDFYFMEPEILIQVKGGEASLVRGEADLKRLQDHEPARPTGSISEIKLLERKSTYIRKVRKIQQKIREGDFYELNYSYPMEASITGNPFWLYQKSREINPVPFGAYIQAGDFQVCCASPERFLKKSGSKIISEPIKGTAPRSDDPATDQQYKEELLNEKNKAENLMIVDLVRHDLSMIAETGSVRVLKLFDIQTFGTVHQLISSVEARTLDYVHPVDVIKACFPMGSMTGAPKIEVMKTIEDLEIYRRGIYSGAIGYITPDGDFDFNVVIRSAMIKKGKLIYPVGGAITGDSDPEAEWEETHIKARTMSQIAKK; encoded by the coding sequence ATGGAAAAAAGGACTTCGGATATTATCGACAAAATTGCGGACTACTACCGGGACGAGAAGTATATTTTGCTGGAGTCTCAGATGCCGGATCATCCGTCATCTGAAGTAAGTTATATAGCCATAAGGCCGAAAAGCGAGATTTTTGGTTATGGAAGCGTGATTACGAAAAGAAGCGGAGATACAGAGCAGGCAATCGATGATAATCCATGGCAAGCGATCCGTACCTATCATGATGAAAGTGAAGGAACTGTTTTTGGGTATTTTGGATACGAATTGAAAAATTATATTGAATCGCTTGAATCAAAAAACATAAGCTTGCTCGAAGTCCCGGATTTCTATTTTATGGAGCCGGAAATTTTGATTCAGGTGAAGGGCGGTGAGGCAAGCTTGGTCCGGGGAGAAGCCGACCTGAAACGTTTGCAGGACCATGAGCCTGCAAGACCAACCGGTTCAATAAGTGAGATTAAACTTCTTGAGAGAAAGAGTACATACATCCGGAAAGTGAGGAAAATTCAGCAAAAGATTCGGGAAGGCGATTTTTATGAATTGAACTATTCCTATCCTATGGAGGCCTCAATTACAGGTAATCCATTTTGGTTATATCAAAAAAGCCGGGAGATCAATCCGGTGCCATTCGGGGCTTATATTCAGGCAGGGGATTTTCAGGTTTGCTGCGCTTCACCGGAGCGCTTTTTAAAAAAATCGGGAAGCAAAATCATCAGTGAGCCTATTAAAGGGACAGCACCACGTTCTGATGACCCGGCCACGGATCAGCAATACAAAGAGGAGTTGTTAAACGAAAAGAATAAAGCAGAAAATCTGATGATTGTGGACCTGGTTCGGCACGACCTCTCCATGATTGCTGAAACGGGTTCTGTCCGGGTTTTAAAGCTCTTTGATATTCAGACGTTTGGAACGGTTCATCAGCTCATATCCTCAGTTGAAGCACGGACTTTGGATTATGTGCACCCTGTGGATGTGATCAAGGCTTGCTTTCCGATGGGTTCGATGACCGGCGCTCCAAAAATTGAAGTGATGAAAACCATCGAAGATTTGGAAATCTATCGCAGGGGGATTTACTCAGGGGCTATCGGTTATATCACTCCTGATGGAGATTTTGATTTCAATGTTGTCATTCGTTCAGCCATGATAAAAAAGGGGAAGCTGATCTACCCCGTTGGAGGGGCAATAACAGGAGATTCTGATCCGGAAGCTGAGTGGGAAGAGACCCATATTAAAGCCCGTACAATGTCGCAGATTGCAAAAAAATAA
- a CDS encoding quinone-dependent dihydroorotate dehydrogenase, producing the protein MYKFLVRPLLFKLPADYAHELAVKTATNYSKRGMFLRAAKTLYSYSNPSLNQNIWGLNFKNPVGLAAGFDKNCTMAPIMEKLGFGFLEIGSVTALPSTGNPKPRSFRLPEDSSLINRLGLNNDGAQTISKRLKNLDLNIPVGVNIAKTHNPDIYGEKALEDYYTSFELVKEIADYITLNISCPNTAEGKTFEDPEVLESLLQTLELNKDSSLPPVLIKFSVDLDDAQLSELISVSENHAISGYVATNTSSLRENLRTSSDEINSIGRGGLSGKAIRKKSTEIIRKIYRQTKGEKTIIGVGGISSGKDAIEKIKAGADLIQIYTSLVYEGPSVVKQINREIADYLLTHDLEHIYQIRTKSPDLQS; encoded by the coding sequence ATGTATAAATTTTTAGTCAGGCCTTTACTATTTAAGCTTCCTGCAGATTATGCCCACGAACTTGCAGTGAAGACAGCCACTAATTATAGCAAAAGGGGGATGTTTCTTCGTGCTGCAAAAACCCTCTATTCATATTCCAATCCATCATTAAACCAAAATATCTGGGGTTTAAATTTTAAGAATCCGGTAGGTTTGGCAGCAGGATTTGACAAAAACTGCACCATGGCTCCCATCATGGAAAAGCTGGGGTTCGGTTTTCTGGAAATAGGCAGTGTTACCGCCTTACCCTCAACGGGAAATCCAAAACCAAGAAGTTTTCGTCTACCAGAAGATTCCTCACTAATCAACCGATTGGGATTAAACAACGATGGTGCTCAAACGATTTCAAAACGGTTAAAAAATCTTGATTTAAACATCCCTGTCGGAGTCAATATCGCCAAGACACACAATCCGGATATTTATGGGGAAAAAGCACTTGAGGACTACTATACCAGCTTTGAGCTTGTAAAGGAGATCGCTGATTACATCACCCTGAATATATCCTGCCCGAATACTGCTGAGGGAAAAACATTTGAAGATCCTGAAGTGCTCGAATCCTTGCTACAAACACTGGAGCTCAATAAAGATTCCAGCCTTCCTCCGGTATTGATTAAGTTTTCAGTCGATTTAGACGATGCTCAACTCTCTGAACTGATATCGGTAAGTGAAAATCACGCTATTAGCGGCTATGTGGCAACGAATACCTCGTCTTTGAGGGAGAACCTGAGAACTTCGTCTGATGAAATCAATTCCATCGGAAGAGGCGGTTTAAGCGGAAAAGCAATTCGTAAAAAAAGTACTGAAATCATCAGAAAGATTTACCGCCAAACCAAAGGAGAGAAAACTATTATTGGAGTTGGCGGAATCAGTTCAGGCAAAGATGCTATTGAAAAAATAAAAGCCGGGGCTGATCTGATCCAAATTTACACATCTTTAGTCTATGAAGGTCCATCTGTTGTAAAACAGATAAACCGAGAAATTGCTGATTATCTGTTAACACATGATCTGGAACATATCTATCAGATCAGAACAAAGTCTCCGGATTTACAGAGTTAA
- a CDS encoding tetratricopeptide repeat protein — translation MKKHLYIVLFAFLLTGCVSPLKQSWNNFTAYYNTFYNAKQSFSEGVELNKRQQPEIDPSRPIRIHPSPTDAGHPEFERAIEKGASILRDHSQSSYVNRAVSLIGQSYFYRQEYFSALEKFQELSQLSDGEELQKAILWQARTYLELELYGEGVRFINQELDFIDEWNPAILAELRSVKAQLHASNGEWGEASEALHSSVGSLDGNRLKARAYFLHGQVLERMGNNFQALAAYRLSSEIISEYDIEFNSKRKLAEMYRKTGDFDSALQQFRSLERDDKFIDYHVELRYELARTYQEIGEAQASVNRYKRVLHDRFDPPSNRIKAKSYYGLAEIYRDQYNDFQMAAAYFDSANSQSVDLTEMYEDVDAENIARAFGEYASLKQEISRIDSLLHLASLDPAELDSVLKRVEEQQLAQTEADQQANMVVSANESEQLADVTESVEFGFLNSNDPTRQAQASMRFRSIWGDRPLTDNWRRESAMIVSIADEVDEQTNQAQEAVAANNNGAAGLSSEIGVDISEIPFSPQEELIVQQNREGLTYRLGNLFFLSLNMPDSARVYFSDVIESEHNPDLTPRAIYSMIELEIEEGNRDRVQEYSDLLFQKYPESTFSKRLADRLGIGQLDENRDSLNTTEVLYSSLSRNIADTSYAEKAKQLKELADETPDEEKKVIILFEAAENYLKAAREESENGNVEFDYESEYWEEAGELLLQIEELAPQSERAKMAGLLLEEIRKTEEAAAYEQGEEGVVIERFPEDRYPSDPAGELPVCRDVGVQLNLAGGEARIIDEMSWNKEVRDSLPDTISYRFAINPDGSIEEFNLLTEGVSPEAEGDLNRAIQNLVFDPVGGDHSIRCKVNFPIR, via the coding sequence GTGAAAAAGCATCTATATATCGTTCTGTTTGCCTTCCTGCTAACCGGCTGTGTTTCACCGTTAAAGCAGAGCTGGAACAACTTTACTGCATACTACAATACATTTTATAATGCTAAACAATCGTTTAGTGAAGGAGTAGAACTTAATAAGAGGCAACAACCGGAAATTGATCCTTCCCGGCCCATTCGAATCCATCCCTCTCCAACCGATGCCGGTCACCCGGAGTTTGAGCGCGCAATCGAAAAAGGTGCTTCTATTCTTCGTGATCATTCTCAATCGAGTTACGTAAACCGTGCAGTCTCGTTAATTGGGCAATCGTACTTTTATAGGCAGGAGTACTTTTCAGCACTTGAAAAGTTTCAGGAATTAAGTCAATTGTCTGATGGCGAAGAACTTCAAAAGGCGATTTTATGGCAAGCCCGAACCTATCTGGAGCTCGAGCTCTATGGTGAAGGAGTTCGTTTTATAAATCAGGAACTGGACTTTATTGATGAATGGAATCCGGCGATATTGGCCGAGCTAAGATCGGTTAAGGCTCAGTTACACGCCTCGAACGGTGAATGGGGTGAAGCTTCAGAAGCACTTCATAGTTCTGTTGGTAGTCTGGATGGGAATCGTCTGAAAGCCAGAGCATATTTTTTACATGGGCAGGTTTTGGAGCGAATGGGTAACAACTTTCAGGCTTTAGCTGCATATCGACTGTCGTCAGAGATCATTTCAGAATACGATATCGAATTTAATTCGAAGCGAAAATTGGCTGAAATGTATCGTAAAACCGGAGATTTTGATTCTGCCCTTCAACAATTCAGAAGTTTGGAGAGGGACGATAAATTTATCGACTATCATGTTGAGTTACGGTATGAACTCGCCAGAACATATCAGGAAATTGGAGAGGCGCAGGCATCTGTAAATCGATATAAGCGAGTTCTACATGATCGATTCGATCCACCCTCGAATCGTATAAAAGCTAAATCTTACTATGGTTTGGCAGAGATTTATCGCGATCAATACAACGACTTTCAGATGGCGGCTGCTTATTTTGATTCGGCCAACTCTCAATCGGTAGACCTCACCGAGATGTATGAAGATGTTGATGCCGAAAATATTGCAAGGGCTTTTGGCGAATATGCCTCATTAAAACAGGAAATCAGTAGAATTGACAGTCTTCTGCATCTGGCATCACTTGATCCGGCTGAGTTGGATTCTGTTTTGAAACGGGTTGAGGAACAGCAACTCGCTCAAACCGAAGCAGATCAACAGGCAAACATGGTTGTGTCGGCTAATGAAAGTGAACAGCTGGCAGACGTAACAGAATCCGTAGAATTTGGATTTTTGAATAGCAATGATCCCACGCGGCAGGCTCAGGCCAGCATGCGCTTTAGGTCAATTTGGGGGGATCGGCCTTTAACGGATAACTGGCGTCGCGAAAGTGCCATGATTGTTTCTATAGCTGATGAAGTTGATGAACAGACAAACCAAGCCCAAGAGGCTGTGGCGGCAAATAATAACGGTGCGGCGGGATTATCATCAGAAATAGGTGTAGATATTTCTGAAATTCCTTTTTCGCCCCAAGAGGAACTGATTGTGCAGCAAAACCGGGAAGGTTTAACTTATCGTCTTGGGAATTTATTTTTTCTGTCACTAAATATGCCGGACAGTGCTCGCGTCTATTTTTCAGATGTAATTGAATCTGAACACAACCCTGATTTAACCCCCAGAGCGATCTATTCTATGATTGAATTGGAAATAGAAGAGGGAAACCGGGACCGGGTTCAGGAGTACTCAGATTTACTGTTTCAAAAGTATCCCGAGAGTACTTTCTCAAAAAGACTGGCCGACAGATTGGGAATTGGTCAATTGGATGAAAATCGGGATTCGTTAAATACGACTGAAGTTTTATACTCTTCACTAAGTCGAAATATTGCAGACACTTCATATGCCGAGAAAGCCAAACAGCTTAAAGAGCTCGCAGATGAAACACCGGATGAGGAGAAAAAAGTTATCATTCTGTTTGAAGCTGCTGAAAACTATTTGAAGGCTGCCCGGGAAGAGTCTGAAAATGGTAACGTGGAATTTGATTACGAAAGTGAATATTGGGAAGAAGCCGGGGAATTACTTCTTCAAATTGAAGAATTAGCTCCTCAAAGCGAACGGGCAAAAATGGCGGGTTTGCTGTTGGAAGAAATTCGGAAAACTGAAGAGGCTGCAGCTTACGAACAGGGTGAAGAAGGTGTTGTAATCGAACGATTTCCTGAAGATCGCTATCCTTCAGATCCTGCAGGTGAATTGCCCGTATGCAGAGATGTTGGAGTACAGCTAAATCTTGCAGGCGGTGAGGCACGGATAATAGATGAGATGAGCTGGAATAAAGAAGTGAGAGATAGTCTGCCGGATACGATCTCCTATCGGTTTGCCATCAATCCTGATGGATCCATCGAAGAGTTCAATTTACTGACAGAAGGTGTATCACCTGAAGCCGAGGGTGATTTAAACCGTGCAATTCAGAATCTTGTATTCGATCCGGTTGGCGGTGATCACTCCATTCGCTGTAAAGTTAATTTCCCGATTCGTTAA
- the pyk gene encoding pyruvate kinase, whose protein sequence is MLSGARRTKIVCTLGPSSNTKEDIERLYRAGMNVVRINFSHGTHEGHKQTIGYVREVAEKVGYAIPVLMDLQGPKIRVGQMKDGAQVIKTGDMVRLTSEEVVGTSDLVPIDYPNLADDSQVGNQILIDDGLLELRIVKKGSDGILAKVVVGGVLKSRKGVNLPDVDISMSSLTEKDKKDLEFGLKVGVDYVAMSFVRSARDIQDVISRIRAAGSNAAIIAKIEKPEAVNVIDDIIEETDGIMVARGDLGIEIPSEQVPLVQKKIIEKCRVAGKPVITATQMLDSMINNPRATRAESSDVANAVLDGTDAVMLSGETAAGKYPVEAVKTMDKIIKSVEGNAAGLYYSLKYRKPDWKEKQIIESLAYSCVMIADNIEAKAISTITHSGNTARRIAKFRPRVPIVAFTESLIVRRQLNLVWGVQSVRLNEIFDTDISVKLMEDYLRENGFVNSGDRVIIATGMPVAKKGRTNMIKVSTIDKE, encoded by the coding sequence ATGCTAAGCGGTGCGCGCAGAACGAAGATTGTATGCACGTTAGGTCCCAGCAGTAATACCAAAGAGGATATCGAAAGACTCTACAGGGCTGGGATGAATGTTGTACGAATTAACTTTTCTCATGGAACTCACGAAGGACACAAACAGACCATTGGCTATGTTAGAGAAGTTGCCGAAAAGGTAGGTTACGCTATTCCTGTTTTAATGGATCTGCAGGGTCCGAAAATAAGGGTAGGTCAAATGAAGGATGGCGCTCAGGTTATCAAAACCGGCGACATGGTCAGGCTAACTTCCGAAGAAGTGGTAGGAACATCAGATTTGGTGCCTATAGATTATCCGAACCTGGCGGATGACTCTCAGGTAGGGAATCAAATTTTGATAGATGACGGACTGCTTGAGTTGCGAATTGTGAAAAAGGGGAGTGATGGTATATTAGCCAAAGTGGTTGTCGGTGGTGTGCTTAAATCTCGAAAGGGTGTTAACCTTCCGGATGTTGATATTTCGATGTCTTCGTTGACTGAAAAAGATAAAAAGGATCTTGAATTTGGCTTGAAAGTAGGAGTGGATTATGTCGCGATGTCCTTTGTGCGATCTGCACGGGATATTCAGGATGTCATTTCAAGAATCAGAGCTGCGGGCAGTAATGCTGCTATCATTGCCAAAATTGAAAAGCCTGAAGCGGTCAATGTAATTGATGACATCATTGAAGAGACAGATGGCATTATGGTAGCTCGCGGAGATCTGGGAATTGAAATACCCAGTGAGCAGGTTCCGCTGGTTCAAAAGAAAATTATTGAGAAGTGCAGGGTTGCCGGTAAGCCGGTCATTACAGCCACTCAGATGTTGGACTCCATGATTAACAACCCTCGAGCAACACGAGCCGAAAGTTCGGATGTTGCAAATGCCGTTCTGGATGGGACGGATGCGGTTATGCTTTCAGGAGAGACAGCTGCAGGTAAATACCCTGTAGAGGCGGTTAAAACCATGGATAAAATCATCAAGTCTGTTGAAGGAAATGCGGCAGGTTTGTATTACAGCCTTAAATACAGAAAACCGGATTGGAAAGAGAAGCAGATTATTGAATCGCTAGCCTATTCATGTGTAATGATAGCGGATAATATTGAAGCGAAAGCGATCAGTACAATTACACATTCCGGGAATACCGCCAGACGCATCGCTAAATTCAGGCCCCGTGTACCGATTGTAGCGTTTACGGAAAGCCTCATTGTTCGCCGACAGCTTAACCTTGTTTGGGGCGTGCAATCTGTTCGCTTAAATGAGATTTTTGACACGGATATCAGTGTAAAACTGATGGAGGATTACCTCAGGGAAAATGGTTTTGTAAACAGCGGTGATCGGGTGATTATCGCTACCGGCATGCCTGTAGCTAAAAAAGGCCGTACTAATATGATTAAGGTTAGTACTATCGATAAGGAGTAG